One window from the genome of Streptomyces cadmiisoli encodes:
- a CDS encoding LacI family DNA-binding transcriptional regulator, whose translation MASSGTGPRRVTIDDVARTAGVSRQTVSRALNDKAEIGVSTKQRVLDAALALGYRPSRFARGLVRQDTISVGLVIPDLLNPFFTEVAAAALDAARARGWHVVVYDTGDRVEEERGTLEVIASQVDAVVGYLSQPEDEIARLTRGLPVVLIDRGDRAERFSSIRIDGEEGVRAAIRYLAESGHHRIGMLDHAGRSEPSIRHDWFAGAMDACGLDAGCVSRADQSVEGGESALKELLAAHPDVTAVFTFNDIIAIGALRAARRLGRQVPHDLAVIGFDGLGLGALVEPPLSTVDLDTSALGAVAVEQAARLLTGSSLLTREELVVGARLRLRESA comes from the coding sequence ATGGCGTCGTCCGGGACCGGACCCCGCAGGGTCACGATCGACGATGTGGCCCGGACCGCCGGAGTGTCCCGGCAAACGGTGTCACGCGCGCTCAACGACAAGGCCGAGATCGGCGTCTCCACCAAGCAGCGCGTGCTCGACGCCGCTCTCGCACTGGGGTACCGGCCGAGCCGGTTCGCCAGGGGACTCGTACGGCAGGACACGATCAGTGTCGGGCTGGTCATCCCCGATCTGCTCAACCCCTTCTTCACCGAGGTGGCCGCCGCCGCGCTGGACGCGGCGCGGGCCCGCGGCTGGCACGTCGTCGTCTACGACACCGGCGACCGGGTGGAGGAGGAGCGGGGCACCCTCGAGGTGATCGCCTCGCAGGTGGACGCCGTGGTGGGGTACCTGAGCCAGCCCGAGGACGAGATCGCCAGGCTGACACGGGGACTTCCCGTGGTGCTCATCGACCGGGGGGACCGCGCCGAGCGGTTCAGCTCCATCAGGATCGACGGCGAGGAAGGCGTCCGGGCGGCGATCAGGTATCTGGCCGAGTCGGGGCACCACCGGATCGGCATGCTCGACCACGCGGGCCGGTCCGAGCCGAGCATCCGTCACGACTGGTTCGCCGGCGCGATGGACGCCTGCGGTCTCGACGCCGGCTGCGTCAGCCGCGCCGACCAGAGCGTCGAGGGCGGGGAGAGCGCGCTGAAGGAACTCCTGGCCGCGCACCCGGATGTGACCGCCGTGTTCACGTTCAACGACATCATCGCCATCGGAGCACTGCGTGCCGCGCGCCGGCTCGGGCGGCAGGTGCCCCACGACCTGGCCGTGATCGGCTTCGACGGTCTCGGGCTCGGAGCGCTTGTGGAGCCGCCGCTGTCCACCGTGGACCTGGACACCAGCGCACTCGGCGCCGTCGCCGTCGAGCAGGCGGCCCGGCTGCTGACCGGAAGCAGCCTGCTCACCCGCGAGGAACTCGTGGTGGGGGCACGGCTGCGGCTGCGCGAATCGGCGTAG
- a CDS encoding class I SAM-dependent methyltransferase, producing the protein MATLWDLLHDCIPDDHARQVTSRYYLDEAMSSPQAPDRVVDLGCGRGASAALFKRHAPKVRWLGVDIRHSPESSQHRPGGDPLVHYDGINLPFRSDSLPLIYSHQVFEHVSHPRELLAEVGRVLRPGGLFIGSTSQFEPYHSFSLWNYTPYGFRVLVEEAGLALKEIRPSLDGVTLMMRAYHSERKKEYGRYWNEESPLNSEIDSWAKHTRRRTALVNLRKLTFCGQFAFRVVKPEPAA; encoded by the coding sequence ATGGCCACCCTGTGGGACCTCCTGCACGACTGCATCCCCGACGACCACGCCCGCCAGGTCACGTCGCGGTACTACCTCGACGAGGCGATGAGCTCGCCGCAAGCGCCGGACCGGGTGGTCGACCTGGGATGCGGGCGCGGCGCTTCCGCCGCGCTGTTCAAGCGGCACGCTCCGAAGGTCCGGTGGCTGGGAGTCGACATCCGGCACTCTCCGGAGTCCTCGCAGCACCGGCCCGGAGGCGACCCGCTGGTCCACTACGACGGCATCAATCTGCCCTTCCGCTCGGACAGCCTGCCGCTGATCTACTCGCACCAGGTGTTCGAGCACGTCTCGCACCCGCGGGAGCTGCTGGCGGAGGTCGGCCGGGTGCTGCGGCCGGGCGGACTGTTCATCGGGAGCACGTCGCAGTTCGAGCCGTACCACTCCTTCAGCCTGTGGAACTACACGCCGTACGGATTCCGGGTCCTGGTCGAGGAGGCCGGTCTCGCCCTGAAGGAGATCCGGCCCTCCCTGGACGGGGTGACGCTGATGATGCGCGCCTATCACAGCGAGCGGAAGAAGGAGTACGGGCGGTACTGGAACGAGGAGTCGCCGCTCAACTCCGAGATCGACAGCTGGGCTAAGCACACGAGGCGGCGGACCGCACTGGTGAACCTGCGCAAGCTCACCTTCTGCGGCCAGTTCGCCTTTCGCGTCGTCAAACCGGAGCCCGCCGCCTGA
- a CDS encoding ABC transporter substrate-binding protein: MSSTVTRTRLGMAAAAVSIVVLAGCSSPESSDKASAASCEPAKGKVTLQYWNAVPGMEKVVDLWNKKNPDIQVETKNISNDQYGTIGNALKAGKAPDLAQVGYDQLPNLRTQDAFVDASACEEAAAAKSKFVPWTWSQASFGDTGVFALPQDTGPMALYLRSDIFEKYDVAIPETWDEYAAAAKKLHKADPDLTITYFDPNNAEWFNGLLWQNNAKMYGYADDKWHVTVESAQSEQVAQYWQQLISDKLVRTDLAHGSTQMYAAYQKDQIASYVGASWGYSMFRDNLPKQAGKWTIVPMPTWGANGASGNWGGSTVAFMKGSKHLYESVKFNTWLNTDPEALALENELGGLYPAATDGLELPSLAEGVPYYDNQKIFDVFAESSKKVDTSFTWGPTQKTVNLALQDAMAKAAAGDGTLSDALTAAQDAALKSMQDQAIPAAAGK; this comes from the coding sequence ATGAGCAGCACAGTCACTCGTACCCGCCTCGGCATGGCCGCCGCGGCAGTCAGCATCGTCGTACTCGCCGGATGCTCGTCGCCCGAGTCGTCCGACAAGGCGTCCGCGGCCTCCTGCGAGCCCGCGAAGGGGAAGGTCACCCTCCAGTACTGGAACGCGGTTCCAGGCATGGAGAAGGTCGTCGACCTGTGGAACAAGAAGAACCCCGACATCCAGGTCGAGACCAAGAACATCTCCAACGACCAGTACGGCACCATCGGAAACGCGCTCAAGGCGGGGAAGGCGCCGGACCTCGCCCAGGTCGGCTACGACCAGCTGCCCAACCTGCGCACCCAGGACGCGTTCGTCGACGCCTCGGCCTGTGAGGAAGCCGCCGCGGCCAAGTCGAAGTTCGTGCCGTGGACCTGGTCGCAGGCCAGCTTCGGCGACACCGGCGTGTTCGCCCTCCCGCAGGACACCGGCCCCATGGCCCTGTACCTGCGCAGCGACATATTCGAGAAGTACGACGTCGCGATCCCCGAGACCTGGGACGAGTACGCGGCCGCCGCGAAGAAGCTGCACAAGGCGGACCCCGACCTCACCATCACGTACTTCGACCCGAACAACGCCGAGTGGTTCAACGGGCTCCTCTGGCAGAACAACGCCAAGATGTACGGCTACGCCGACGACAAGTGGCACGTCACCGTCGAGTCGGCGCAGAGCGAGCAGGTCGCTCAGTACTGGCAGCAGCTGATCTCCGACAAGCTGGTGCGCACCGATCTGGCGCACGGTTCCACGCAGATGTACGCGGCGTACCAGAAGGACCAGATCGCCAGCTACGTGGGTGCCTCGTGGGGCTACAGCATGTTCCGCGACAACCTGCCGAAGCAGGCCGGCAAGTGGACGATCGTCCCGATGCCGACCTGGGGCGCGAACGGCGCGTCCGGCAACTGGGGCGGCTCGACCGTCGCGTTCATGAAGGGCAGCAAGCACCTGTACGAGTCGGTCAAGTTCAACACCTGGCTGAACACCGACCCGGAGGCGCTGGCGCTGGAGAACGAGCTGGGCGGCCTGTACCCGGCGGCCACCGACGGGCTGGAGCTTCCCTCGCTCGCCGAGGGCGTGCCGTACTACGACAACCAGAAGATCTTCGATGTCTTCGCCGAGTCGTCGAAGAAGGTGGACACCAGCTTCACCTGGGGTCCGACGCAGAAGACCGTGAACCTGGCGCTCCAGGACGCGATGGCCAAGGCCGCGGCCGGTGACGGCACGCTGAGCGACGCGCTGACGGCCGCCCAGGACGCGGCGCTGAAGTCGATGCAGGACCAGGCGATTCCGGCCGCGGCGGGCAAGTGA
- a CDS encoding carbohydrate ABC transporter permease has translation MTDIATRATRVVESPAGRRRINGGGPRAGTVVAFLTPFFLPFVLFYLVPVGYALWQSVRVVRRTGGQYGTSYTTFGGFEQYLEVFQNHEFWASIGRIGLFGIVQVPVMLFIALIMALLLDTPLLRLKAFFRITAFMPYAVPGVIAAIMWSYLYSPQLSPVVDLLKGVGLEPDFLGPGAVLWSAANVSTWLWTGYNMLIMYSALQSIPQELYEAAKIDGANNWTIAWRIKVPIIAPSLVLTTVFSIIGTLQLYAEPAVLRQISSNISSTFTPNMLAYAVASGNNYQQAAAISVVIAVITFVLSFGFMRLTSKKAGL, from the coding sequence ATGACCGACATCGCAACCCGCGCGACGCGCGTGGTGGAGTCACCCGCGGGCCGCCGCCGTATCAACGGCGGCGGCCCGCGGGCGGGCACCGTCGTCGCGTTCCTGACCCCGTTCTTCCTTCCGTTCGTGCTGTTCTATCTGGTGCCCGTCGGCTACGCGCTCTGGCAGAGCGTCCGCGTGGTGCGCCGCACCGGTGGCCAGTACGGGACGTCGTACACGACCTTCGGCGGTTTCGAGCAGTACCTGGAGGTGTTCCAGAACCACGAGTTCTGGGCCAGCATCGGGCGCATCGGACTGTTCGGCATCGTGCAGGTGCCGGTGATGCTGTTCATCGCGCTGATCATGGCGCTGCTGCTGGACACCCCGCTGCTGAGACTCAAGGCGTTCTTCCGCATCACGGCGTTCATGCCGTACGCCGTGCCCGGCGTCATCGCCGCGATCATGTGGTCGTACCTCTACTCGCCGCAGCTCAGCCCCGTGGTCGACCTGTTGAAGGGCGTCGGCCTAGAACCCGACTTCCTCGGCCCCGGTGCCGTGCTGTGGTCGGCGGCGAACGTCTCCACGTGGCTGTGGACCGGCTACAACATGCTGATCATGTACTCGGCGTTGCAGTCGATCCCGCAGGAACTCTACGAGGCCGCCAAGATCGACGGCGCGAACAACTGGACGATCGCCTGGCGGATCAAGGTCCCGATCATCGCCCCGTCCCTGGTCCTGACGACGGTGTTCTCGATCATCGGCACGCTGCAGCTCTACGCCGAGCCGGCCGTGCTGCGTCAGATCTCCTCGAACATCTCCAGCACGTTCACTCCGAACATGCTCGCGTACGCGGTGGCCTCCGGGAACAACTACCAGCAGGCCGCGGCGATCTCCGTGGTCATCGCCGTCATCACCTTCGTCCTGAGCTTCGGGTTCATGCGACTCACCTCGAAGAAGGCCGGCCTATGA
- a CDS encoding carbohydrate ABC transporter permease, with protein MSKHPVTRESRVSRTAVMALMFLLAIYFLLPVYFLIVAATKPQGDLASTNGLAFSHFNLFENLEVLFTRSDGIFGRWAVNTVIYAVLGAAVGTLISALCGYALAKFEFRGREFLFSVILGGVLVPTTALALPLFLLFSATGLVNTYLAVFLPSIVSPFGVYLARIFANAAVPQELIESARLDGAGEFRTFFSVAFKLMTPALVTIFLFQFVAIWNNFFLPMVMLQKESLFPITLGLYQWNGQTARAPLLQQSVITGSLVSIVPVIIVFILLQRFWRTGLAAGSLK; from the coding sequence ATGAGCAAGCACCCCGTCACCCGTGAGAGCCGCGTCAGCCGCACGGCCGTCATGGCGCTGATGTTCCTTCTGGCGATCTACTTCCTGCTCCCGGTCTACTTCCTGATCGTCGCCGCCACGAAGCCGCAGGGCGACCTCGCCTCCACCAACGGACTGGCGTTCTCCCACTTCAACCTGTTCGAGAACCTGGAGGTCCTGTTCACCCGCAGCGACGGCATCTTCGGCCGCTGGGCCGTGAACACCGTCATCTACGCGGTGCTGGGCGCGGCCGTGGGCACCCTGATCTCCGCGCTGTGCGGCTACGCGCTGGCCAAGTTCGAGTTCCGGGGCCGTGAGTTCCTGTTCTCGGTCATCCTCGGCGGTGTCCTCGTGCCGACCACGGCGCTCGCGCTGCCGCTGTTCCTGCTGTTCTCGGCGACCGGGCTCGTCAACACCTATCTCGCCGTGTTCCTGCCGAGCATCGTCAGCCCGTTCGGCGTGTATCTGGCCCGTATATTCGCCAACGCGGCCGTTCCCCAGGAACTCATCGAGTCGGCCCGTCTGGACGGCGCGGGCGAGTTCCGCACCTTCTTCTCGGTGGCGTTCAAACTGATGACGCCGGCGCTGGTGACGATCTTCCTGTTCCAGTTCGTCGCCATCTGGAACAACTTCTTCCTGCCCATGGTCATGCTGCAGAAGGAGTCGCTCTTCCCGATCACGCTGGGCCTGTACCAGTGGAACGGTCAGACCGCCCGCGCCCCGCTGCTCCAGCAGTCCGTGATCACCGGCTCGCTGGTGTCGATCGTGCCGGTGATCATCGTGTTCATCCTCCTCCAGCGGTTCTGGCGCACCGGGCTCGCCGCCGGCTCCCTCAAGTGA
- the helR gene encoding RNA polymerase recycling motor ATPase HelR, which yields MNPLTTSAFDLPDRLSPKADPTLIGDDERHFAAVAECLEQSIAELSDRLDAELRSPGGLGRQAMDRDTEIHRLTARLRTLRRFGLDLCLGHMVDADTSERVYVGRLGLTDSTGHRLLVDWRSPAAEPFFGATHANPMGLASRRRYRWSRGRISDYWDEVFTSDAIAGHAALDDQSAFIASLGTSRSPRMRDVLGTIQADQDAIIRAGSRGALVVDGGPGTGKTVVALHRSAYLLHSDPRLGHRRGGVLFVGPHQPYLGYVADVLPSLGEEGVQTCTLRDLVAEGEGAGTETDPAVARLKSSARLVAAIEPAVRFYEEPPTEGMTVTTHWSDIRLTADDWAAAFEAAEPGTPHNEAREQVWEELLTILVDRHEGDAPENLLRKSLHRNRELLKAFNRAWPLLEAADLVSDLWSVPAYLRMCAPWLGPDDVKRLRRADAQAWTVSDLPLLDAARQRLGDPEAARRRRRHNVSLAAERERMAGVIDNVIAGDDDGEGAVTMLLGQDLRDALVDESVSPRVEPDLLAGPFAHIVVDEAQELTDAQWQMLLARCPSRSFTIVGDRAQARHGFTESWQERLERIGFDRIELATLSINYRTPEEVMAEAEPVVRAVLPDANVPTSVRSGGVPVVHGSVSDLSAVLDTWLAAHADGIACVIGDPAFRPRARVRSLTPELSKGLEFDLVVLVDPARFGDGIEGAVDRYVAMTRATRQLVVLTSA from the coding sequence GTGAATCCCCTCACCACCAGCGCGTTCGACCTTCCCGACCGTCTTTCCCCCAAGGCCGACCCGACGCTGATCGGCGACGACGAACGGCACTTCGCGGCCGTCGCCGAGTGCCTGGAGCAGTCGATCGCAGAACTGTCCGACCGTCTCGACGCCGAACTCAGGTCCCCCGGCGGTCTGGGGCGTCAGGCGATGGACAGGGACACGGAGATCCACCGGCTGACCGCCCGCCTGCGCACGCTGCGCCGCTTCGGGCTGGACCTGTGCCTCGGCCACATGGTCGACGCGGACACCTCGGAACGCGTCTACGTCGGACGGCTCGGCCTCACGGACAGCACGGGCCACCGGCTGCTGGTCGACTGGCGCTCCCCGGCCGCCGAGCCCTTCTTCGGAGCCACCCACGCCAACCCGATGGGTCTGGCGAGCCGCCGCAGATACCGCTGGAGCCGCGGCCGGATCAGCGACTACTGGGACGAGGTGTTCACCTCGGACGCGATCGCCGGGCACGCCGCGCTCGACGATCAGTCCGCCTTCATCGCCAGCCTCGGCACCAGCCGGTCGCCGCGCATGCGGGACGTCCTCGGCACCATCCAGGCCGACCAGGACGCCATCATCCGCGCCGGATCGCGCGGCGCGCTGGTCGTCGACGGCGGTCCCGGTACGGGCAAGACCGTCGTCGCCCTGCACCGCTCCGCCTACCTCCTCCACTCCGACCCGCGCCTCGGCCACCGGCGCGGCGGCGTGCTGTTCGTCGGTCCCCACCAGCCCTACCTGGGCTATGTCGCCGACGTCCTGCCCAGCCTCGGGGAGGAGGGCGTACAGACCTGCACCCTGCGCGACCTCGTCGCCGAGGGCGAGGGGGCAGGAACCGAAACCGACCCGGCGGTCGCCCGGCTGAAGTCCTCCGCGAGGCTCGTGGCGGCCATCGAGCCGGCCGTGAGGTTCTACGAGGAACCGCCCACCGAGGGAATGACGGTCACGACCCACTGGTCCGACATCCGGCTGACCGCCGACGACTGGGCCGCGGCGTTCGAGGCCGCGGAACCCGGCACACCGCACAACGAGGCCCGTGAACAGGTCTGGGAGGAACTGCTCACGATCCTGGTGGACAGGCACGAAGGGGACGCCCCGGAGAACCTGCTGCGCAAGTCGCTGCACCGCAACAGGGAACTGCTCAAGGCCTTCAACCGGGCGTGGCCGCTGCTGGAGGCGGCCGACCTCGTCAGCGATCTGTGGTCGGTGCCCGCCTATCTGCGGATGTGCGCTCCGTGGCTCGGCCCCGACGACGTCAAGCGGTTGCGGCGCGCGGACGCCCAGGCCTGGACGGTGTCCGACCTGCCGCTGCTGGACGCGGCACGGCAGCGGCTCGGCGACCCGGAGGCGGCCCGCCGCCGGCGTCGGCACAACGTCTCCCTGGCGGCCGAGCGCGAGCGCATGGCTGGCGTCATCGACAACGTGATCGCCGGAGACGACGACGGTGAGGGGGCCGTGACGATGCTGCTCGGCCAGGACCTCCGGGACGCCCTGGTCGACGAGAGCGTGTCCCCCCGCGTCGAGCCCGACCTGCTCGCCGGGCCGTTCGCGCACATCGTCGTGGACGAGGCTCAGGAACTGACCGACGCGCAGTGGCAGATGCTGCTGGCGCGGTGCCCGTCCCGGAGCTTCACCATCGTCGGGGACCGGGCCCAGGCCCGGCACGGTTTCACCGAGTCGTGGCAGGAGCGGCTGGAGCGGATCGGGTTCGACCGGATCGAACTGGCCACGCTGAGCATCAACTACCGCACGCCGGAGGAGGTCATGGCCGAGGCCGAACCGGTCGTCCGGGCCGTGCTCCCGGACGCCAACGTGCCGACCTCCGTCCGCAGCGGCGGTGTCCCGGTCGTACACGGTTCCGTCTCCGACCTGAGCGCGGTCCTCGACACCTGGCTCGCCGCGCACGCCGACGGGATCGCCTGTGTCATCGGTGATCCGGCGTTCCGGCCGAGGGCCCGCGTCCGCTCGCTGACCCCGGAGCTGTCGAAGGGGCTCGAGTTCGACCTGGTCGTCCTCGTCGACCCGGCTCGATTCGGCGACGGCATCGAAGGCGCGGTCGACCGCTACGTCGCGATGACCCGGGCGACGCGGCAACTCGTCGTCCTCACGAGTGCCTGA
- a CDS encoding alpha-mannosidase — MHNSAVFVPHFHWDREWYEPFQVFRHRLVAALDTVLETAEANPDFRFTVDGQMAAIEDYLEMRPENRERVTALVGEGRLAIGPWLILLDEFLCSGETIVRNLQMGWEAARALGGAMPIGYLPDMFGHVAQMPQILARAGIEHAALWRGVPGSVDGHAFRWRAPDGSEVRTEFLFDGYDNGLDVLLVPDQIGRALGEYAEMTAERWGSDPVLAMAGTDHNAPDPHLASWLRQASDERRAITMATLDEYIRGHVRDEVTAVVTGELRSHVRGNILPGVLSVRLGLKQRMALAERTIDHAERVNALWSRRDDGPFLALAWHKIIESTAHDSVVGSGTDETCDQVDARLAEAAQAARAVRDAALAEPAALVPGDGYLVANPLPSARDALVEVDVVAPVEGTTLVATAADGSAQPVQLVSQAPTVLSDERMDASQLERVLRRIHRRELFGLLIDHYELTPGSLVFHLAEVPTSGPFDLLILRREVAEAAAAHPGEWQVRTLAQARATALVPVRVPASGLTGFRVEASDRPAAPALRLAPAAATTDGLANGLVSVAVAADGTLDVTGSDGTVLRGVGRLVDGGDRGDSYNYAPPARDVLVSEPTRVSVNLLEKGPLRSRLRVTRVYEWPAALCADRDLRDDRTVPTPVDMLVEVRAGEPFVRISTSFLNQSADHRLRFHVPLPEPVTGSASAGQFAVTERGLTAEGGWGEYPLPTFPASSFVSAGAANVLLDHSSEYELVDDGSALAITLLRAIGSISVNIHPLRDEPAASEIPAPGAQDLGMRIENRFAVVPCASGWRGGNAVALAEEFRNDVLVVRGTAPVGGRLPPDATGVRVEGEDVFVSSVRRVTDADGRAGTEVRMVAMRDTAASVRVTGPFTEVTTVDLLGRPLSADEALDDLTCELGPWEIRTVVLR; from the coding sequence ATGCACAACTCCGCCGTCTTCGTGCCCCATTTCCACTGGGACCGGGAGTGGTACGAGCCGTTCCAGGTGTTCCGGCACCGGCTCGTCGCCGCCCTGGACACCGTGCTGGAGACGGCCGAGGCGAACCCGGACTTCCGGTTCACCGTCGACGGGCAGATGGCCGCGATCGAGGACTACCTGGAGATGCGCCCGGAGAACCGTGAGCGCGTCACGGCGCTGGTCGGTGAGGGCCGGCTCGCCATCGGGCCGTGGCTGATCCTGCTCGACGAGTTCCTCTGCTCCGGAGAGACCATCGTCCGCAACCTCCAGATGGGGTGGGAGGCCGCGCGGGCCCTGGGCGGCGCGATGCCCATCGGCTATCTGCCCGACATGTTCGGCCATGTCGCGCAGATGCCGCAGATCCTGGCGCGCGCCGGTATCGAGCACGCGGCACTGTGGCGCGGTGTGCCCGGCTCCGTCGACGGTCACGCCTTCCGCTGGCGCGCACCCGACGGCTCCGAGGTGCGCACCGAATTCCTCTTCGACGGCTACGACAACGGTCTCGACGTGCTGCTGGTGCCCGACCAGATCGGCCGGGCGCTCGGCGAGTACGCCGAGATGACGGCCGAGCGCTGGGGCAGCGACCCGGTGCTGGCCATGGCGGGCACCGACCACAACGCGCCCGACCCGCACCTGGCGTCCTGGCTGCGGCAGGCGTCCGACGAGCGGCGCGCCATCACCATGGCCACCCTGGACGAGTACATCCGCGGGCACGTCCGTGACGAGGTGACCGCCGTCGTCACCGGTGAGCTGCGCAGCCATGTGCGCGGCAACATCCTGCCGGGCGTGCTGTCCGTGCGGCTCGGGCTCAAGCAGCGCATGGCGCTCGCCGAGCGCACCATCGACCACGCCGAGCGGGTGAACGCCCTGTGGTCCCGGCGCGACGACGGGCCGTTCCTCGCGCTGGCCTGGCACAAGATCATCGAGTCGACCGCCCATGACTCGGTCGTGGGCTCCGGCACGGACGAGACCTGCGACCAGGTCGACGCACGGCTCGCCGAGGCCGCTCAGGCGGCACGGGCCGTCCGGGACGCGGCCCTCGCCGAGCCCGCCGCGCTGGTGCCCGGCGACGGCTACCTGGTGGCCAACCCGCTGCCGTCGGCGCGCGACGCGCTCGTCGAGGTGGACGTCGTCGCCCCGGTGGAGGGCACCACGCTGGTCGCGACGGCCGCCGACGGATCGGCGCAGCCCGTGCAGTTGGTCTCCCAGGCCCCCACCGTGCTCAGCGACGAGCGCATGGACGCGTCACAGCTCGAACGGGTGCTGCGCCGGATCCACCGCCGCGAGCTGTTCGGCCTGCTGATCGACCACTACGAACTCACCCCCGGTTCACTCGTCTTCCACCTCGCCGAGGTGCCGACGAGCGGACCGTTCGACCTGCTCATCCTGCGCCGCGAGGTCGCCGAGGCGGCCGCCGCGCATCCGGGTGAGTGGCAGGTGCGGACCTTGGCCCAGGCCCGGGCCACCGCCCTGGTGCCCGTGCGTGTCCCCGCCTCGGGGCTGACCGGTTTCCGGGTCGAGGCGAGCGACCGGCCCGCCGCCCCGGCGCTGCGACTCGCGCCCGCCGCCGCGACGACCGACGGTCTCGCGAACGGACTGGTCTCGGTCGCGGTGGCCGCCGACGGGACCCTGGACGTGACCGGCTCCGACGGGACCGTCCTGCGCGGAGTCGGCCGGCTCGTCGACGGCGGTGACCGCGGCGACAGCTACAACTACGCTCCCCCCGCGCGGGACGTGCTCGTCTCCGAGCCGACGCGGGTTTCCGTGAACCTCCTGGAGAAGGGCCCGCTGCGTTCCCGGCTGCGCGTCACCCGCGTCTACGAGTGGCCCGCCGCGCTCTGCGCCGACCGTGACCTGCGCGACGACCGGACCGTGCCGACGCCGGTGGACATGCTGGTGGAAGTGCGGGCCGGCGAGCCCTTCGTGCGGATCTCCACGTCCTTCCTCAACCAGAGCGCCGATCACCGGCTGCGTTTCCACGTGCCGCTGCCCGAACCGGTGACCGGGTCCGCGTCCGCCGGGCAGTTCGCCGTCACCGAGCGCGGGCTCACCGCCGAGGGCGGCTGGGGCGAGTACCCCCTCCCGACCTTCCCCGCGAGTTCGTTCGTGTCGGCCGGCGCCGCCAACGTCCTGCTCGACCACTCCAGCGAGTACGAACTCGTCGACGACGGCTCCGCGCTCGCCATCACCCTGCTGCGGGCGATCGGCTCGATCAGCGTCAACATCCACCCCCTGCGCGACGAGCCCGCGGCGAGCGAGATCCCCGCGCCCGGGGCGCAGGATCTCGGAATGCGGATCGAGAACCGCTTCGCCGTCGTGCCCTGCGCGTCCGGCTGGCGAGGCGGCAACGCGGTCGCGCTCGCCGAGGAGTTCCGCAACGACGTACTGGTCGTACGCGGCACCGCGCCCGTCGGCGGCCGGCTGCCCCCGGACGCGACCGGGGTACGGGTCGAGGGCGAGGACGTCTTCGTGTCGAGCGTCCGCCGTGTCACCGACGCCGACGGCAGGGCCGGCACCGAGGTCCGCATGGTGGCGATGCGCGACACCGCGGCTTCCGTCCGCGTCACGGGGCCGTTCACCGAGGTCACCACGGTGGACCTGCTCGGTCGGCCGCTGTCCGCCGACGAGGCGCTGGACGACCTCACGTGCGAACTCGGTCCGTGGGAGATCCGAACCGTCGTGCTCCGGTAG